One segment of Vulpes lagopus strain Blue_001 chromosome 8, ASM1834538v1, whole genome shotgun sequence DNA contains the following:
- the TMEM82 gene encoding transmembrane protein 82 isoform X2 codes for MSRDRGPPHAAQMWSPQNAEPRKARPPPPLPAGLLTRLAPPLRADTFAPARGLQRRRLGLIHAMAVFSLPSLPSWLPGLASPQWGSGLLDPILQGLIGACGVSVLNSLLRVYFFVSCASNPRRRLERQQLRARWALLDTVRLAGLALILTVLGARVAALVVLEFSLRAVSTLLSLRKGSEKERLQLFLLCQYSLGCALSCGLSFLQEGAPHRTLNLLLGLWLAALLSSGARRLCRHVDQLYELHSSQNYCGVCLGLLAGAHRLPPLLTRALAVAFAVGDLAAVALINQDFPTTSDAVRFWTPLVICYALLVIYMQEEQRQQSGLQGQVQTLLVRMGGLFVLLLTVGSWLDLLGILLSLLGELWCLASIHTLLDLCQIQDSPSQRPSVSAPRHPQSQPSARAQPRGTAPS; via the exons ATGAGCAGGGACAGAGGCCCCCCTCATGCTGCCCAAATGTGGAGCCCCCAGAACGCTGAGCCCCGGAAGGCGcggcccccgcctcccctccccgctgGACTTCTGACCCGCCTCGCCCCTCCCCTCCGCGCTGACACCTTTGCCCCAGCGAGAGGCCTCCAGCGCCGCAGGCTGGGGCTGATCCACGCCATGGCCGtgttctccctgccctccctcccctcctggctccCCGGCCTCGCCTCCCCACAGTGGGGCTCCGGCCTCCTGGACCCCATCCTGCAGG GCCTCATCGGGGCCTGCGGAGTCTCGGTCCTCAACAGCCTCCTGAGGGTCTACTTCTTTGTGAGCTGTGCCAG CAACCCCCGGCGGCGGCTGGAGAGGCAGCAGCTGCGGGCCCGGTGGGCTTTGCTGGACACGGTGCGCCTGGCCGGCCTGGCCCTGATCCTGACGGTCCTGGGGGCCCGGGTGGCCGCCCTCGTGGTGCTCGAGTTCTCCCTCCGGGCTGTGTCCACGCTGCTCTCCCTGCGCAAG GGCTCCGAGAAGGAGAGGCTGCAGCTGTTCCTGCTGTGCCAGTACTCGCTGGGCTGTGCGCTGAGCTGCGGCCTGAGCTTCCTGCAGGAGGGCGCCCCCCACCGCACCCTAAACCTGCTGCTGGGCCTCTGGCTGGCTGCACTGCTTAGCTCAGGCGCCCGGCGCCTCTGCCGCCACGTGGACCAGCTCTACGAGCTGCACAGCAGCCAGAACTACTGCGGGGTCTGCCTGGGTCTGCTGGCGGGCGCCCACCGCCTCCCTCCGCTGCTGACCCGCGCCCTGGCCGTGGCCTTCGCTGTGGGTGACCTGGCGGCCGTGGCCCTCATCAACCAGGACTTCCCCACCACCTCGGACGCCGTGCGCTTCTGGACGCCGCTGGTCATCTGCTATGCCCTGCTGGTCATCTACATGCAGG aggagcagaggcagcagTCTGGCCTGCAGGGCCAGGTCCAGACTTTGCTGGTGCGCATGGGTGGCCTCTTCGTGCTGCTGCTGACCGTGGGCAGCTGGCTGGACCTCCTGGGAATCCTCCTGTCCCTGCTTGGCGAGCTCTGGTGCCTGGCCAGCATCCACACTCTGCTGGACCTCTGCCAGATACAG GATTCTCCATCCCAGAGGCCTTCGGTGTCAGCTCCAAGGCATCCTCAGTCCCAGCCCTCAGCACGTGCCCAGCCCCGGGGGACAGCCCCCTCCTGA
- the SLC25A34 gene encoding solute carrier family 25 member 34 has product MSLTQAQPASGREARETVAPAVDLVLGASACCLACVFTNPLEVVKTRLQLQGELQARGTYPRPYRGFVTSVVAVVRADGLCGLQKGLAAGLLYQGLMNGVRFYCYSLACQAGLTQQPGGTVVAGAVAGALGAFVGSPAYLIKTQLQAQTVAAMAVGHQHHHQSVLGALETIWRQQGLAGLWRGVGGAVPRVMVGSAAQLATFASAKAWVQEQQWLPEDSWLVALAGGMISSVAVAAVMTPFDVVSTRLYNQPVDGTGRGQLYSGLADCLVKIWRQEGPLALYKGLGPAYLRLGPHTILSMLFWDELRKLAMRGQHQGT; this is encoded by the exons ATGTCCCTGACCCAGGCACAGCCGGCCTCGGGAAGAGAGGCCAGGGAGACGGTCGCCCCAGCTGTGGACCTGGTGCTGGGCGCCTCCGCCTGTTGCCTGGCCTGCGTCTTCACCAACCCCCTAGAGGTGGTGAAGACGAGGCTGCAGCTGCAGGGGGAGCTACAGGCCCGCGGCACGTACCCACGGCCCTACAGGGGCTTTGTGACCTCGGTGGTGGCTGTGGTCCGCGCCGATGGGCTGTGTGGCCTGCAGAAGGGGCTGGCCGCCGGCCTCCTCTACCAGGGCCTCATGAACGGTGTCCGCTTCTACTGCTACAGCCTGGCATGCCAGGCTGGCCTCACCCAGCAGCCTGGTGGCACCGTGGTCGCGGGCGCCGTGGCTGGGGCACTGGGAGCCTTCGTGGGGAGCCCTGCTTACTTG ATCAAAACACAGCTGCAGGCCCAGACCGTGGCCGCGATGGCCGTGGGCCACCAACATCATCACCAG AGTGTTCTGGGTGCCTTGGAGACCATCTGGCGGCAGCAGGGCCTGGCAGGGCTGTGGCGGGGCGTGGGGGGAGCTGTGCCCAGAGTCATGGTCGGCTCAGCCGCCCAGCTGGCCACCTTTGCCTCTGCCAAGGCCTGGGTGCAGGAGCAACAG TGGCTCCCGGAAGACAGCTGGCTGGTAGCCTTGGCTGGAGGCATGATCAGCAGCGTCGCTGTGGCTGCAGTCATGACCCCCTTTGACGTGGTCAGCACAAGGCTCTACAATCAGCCTGTGGATGGAACCGGCAGG GGCCAGCTGTACAGTGGCCTTGCCGACTGCCTGGTGAAGATCTGGCGGCAGGAGGGCCCCCTGGCGCTCTACAAGGGTCTGGGCCCGGCCTACCTGCGCCTGGGCCCCCACACCATCCTCAGCATGCTCTTCTGGGACGAGCTCCGGAAACTGGCTATGCGGGGCCAGCACCAGGGCACCTAG